The segment ATTGGTTCAAAATctatgttattattattgttgaaaAGGTGagggaaatatatatataagtatcaaAAAGAAAGGAACAAACACTGGATTGGACTTGAAACTAGTATTGTGATAAAATTTGACTGAGAGTGGCTTTTGCTTGCTGTTGTCGTTTTTAGTGGTGTTCATCGTCGTCTCCGACCTCCTCAATTCCAACCCAAGTTGTAAATGCAAAGAGAAATTCCTTGAAACTCACGGATCCATTTTTATCCCAGTCCATCTCTTCTGCAACATCCCAAAAATCAATCACTATTAACCAACAACCTATGCATGTATGATTGTATTAAAACTTAGAAAGCACATGACATTGACATGAACCATCTGTGTCTGTCAGCTAAGTTATTTAATGAATCTTGGATGCCGTGCAACAGCAACTGCAATCCACAATCTAAGCTGACACAACTTCCTCGTCGCCTTCTAAACAATAATATTATGCATTTTTTCTGCATAATTTGTCTACGCAAAGTGAAGTAAACACCATATTATGCACATGTTTACATGTGATATTGGGaacccttttctttttctgtatATTACTATATTTTTACTGTACGTGTAAAATTTACGTCGATAATGTACCAAAGAATTGTATATATAGAGAGAAAGAGCTGACCAAATCTTTTGGTGGCTATTGGTCCAGAGGAACGCTCCCCAGATTCATTGATAGCTTGAACCATCTCATTCTTGCTAACATAACCATCCTTGTTCTTATCCAACAACACAAATGCATCCACCAATGTTTCAAACGTGGCCTCCAAGTTTGGTACCCCCATTCTCGATTTCTTACTTCATTGTCATGGAACACCAACATTTATAATTAAAAGGAGTGAATATAAATGTCATTGATTCTGCtcagtaaaagtattatggaagtGTTTGTACTaagagttaaattatattttattttatttttacttaataaatgagtaaattagtccTTATATGATAGATTAAAGAGTAGATtgtaaaatttcatccatttctattgttaaaaaatgACTTGGTTGACAAGTGTTATGTCTACCTCATTTGACtgatttttaacaataaaaataaataaattttttaacaaaagaactagtttactctttgatctaacacATGACTAATTTACTAAGTAGTACTAAGTAGTAGAAGAAACAAAATACAATCTACTAACACATCCATTAAAAATATAACACCCTCTTGACCTCAAACACAAACAAGGCAAGGCATGTATCTCAATTCTCCTACACAAACAAGAATGAAAGAGAAAAtctcaaaaatgttaaaaaggaTACGGCTTCGAATTCAGTAGCATTGTCCTTGAGAAGATAGACAAGGCAAAGAAGGACTATGAACTCATTGAATTTGATTCCCATATCCTCATTCATATCACATGCCTTAAACAAATCCTCTATTTCCTCCTCTGTGAAACAAACTTGAAGCTTGTGCAAACATTTTTTCAACTCTTCATGATCAATGGCACCATTTGAGTCCTCATCTACAAAACATGTTCTTTCTCAAAGTTTTATTTATATATGATGATGAACAAAAAGGGAAAAAGGGTGTATATGGCATAAATAAACAATCAGTTCAACAAATACTAGTTGCTTACTAACCAAACTGCTCAAAAATAGCTTTGCACTTCCTTAAGGTGTGATCAATTTTAGGGAATTTTAAGATGATGCTGTTGAAAGACTTGATTGTAGTTCCTTTAGAAGCCCTGTGCTGCATAGCTTCAACCATTTTAGCTTCTAGTTTTGTTTCAGGTGATTCAGACTTTCCCACGACACCTCCCATTTGCCTAGCCTGCCCATACAAGTTGAAAAAGCTATTAAAAGGAGATCAAAGATGAGATGTATGATGAACTATCAACAATCAAATCAGAATGGTTGGCTTTTCATCTCAAAAGAAAAGAAGCAGCAGAAGCATGAACATGAAATCAAAAGGGTAAATTAAGCATGATTGTTTAAGACATTTATTGTAGGTACCTCCTAAAACACAAGAGCAAAGAAAGGGTGAATTGAATTAATTGGGGGGAAGAGAAAGAAGGGTTGGTTTTGGAGTGTAGGTTGAGTGGTTGTATATATTTAGAATAAGCAAATATTATAAGCGCGTAGGGAGGAATATGTGTTGAAGGTGCGGACGGCTGGCCTGGCTTGGGCTGGCAAATGGCGTCATCATCATCACCTGAGTGCCGCCTGTTGTGTGTTTAATGGTAGGACACTAACTACATAATCTGCGCTGACTATTCTCATTTAACAATAAACAAAATATCATCACTTTGTCATTGTTAGATGAACCAACTCAagttatctttgaaaaattaccattttattgTACaggagttagattgcattttcTCTTCTTAACTAAAATATGGATAAATTAgtcttttatatgttagattaaatAATAAACTGAGTCATTCTCTTAAAAGTTTCAATCTATGTCCATTGTTAAAAATTGATTCCTGTATGTCAGTATAAGATATACATAACATGTCACGTGTAACTATCTGGTTATTCTGTCGGCCATGACAATTTTTAAAGTGACCGACAAAATATATTCCTCTGTACATttttttttaatagtaaaatttgataaaaattttaaagactATGTCATATTTCAACCTAATCTTGAGAAGAGTACAAGGACCTTtgtcatattttaacataatctaATCTCCAAGATAAAATAATAGCTAAataaaattgtaccaaaaaaaatccaaaatggaaaaggaaggggtaaaagtattatggagaaTGTGTATTAGGAGTTAAATTGCATTTTGACTCAtctattaaaaaataaacaaattagtccttatacattagatcaaa is part of the Gossypium arboreum isolate Shixiya-1 chromosome 5, ASM2569848v2, whole genome shotgun sequence genome and harbors:
- the LOC108489619 gene encoding probable calcium-binding protein CML21, which encodes MGGVVGKSESPETKLEAKMVEAMQHRASKGTTIKSFNSIILKFPKIDHTLRKCKAIFEQFDEDSNGAIDHEELKKCLHKLQVCFTEEEIEDLFKACDMNEDMGIKFNEFIVLLCLVYLLKDNATEFEAKSRMGVPNLEATFETLVDAFVLLDKNKDGYVSKNEMVQAINESGERSSGPIATKRFEEMDWDKNGSVSFKEFLFAFTTWVGIEEVGDDDEHH